AGAGCCCCGTAAGTGAACGGCCTGACCGCGCATTGACGCGAACGACCGAGGATCAACAACCTCCGGGTCACCGCTTCAAGAAAGCCTCCACCGCCGGCCACACCACATCGGGGCGCTCGGCGTAAGCGAAATGCGCCGCGCGCGGCACACGCACCAGCGTCGCGTTCGGCAGTGAAGAGATCCATTCCTCGACCAGATCCATCGGGATCGCCTCCTGCTCGCCGTGAATCACCAGCGTGGGCACCCGCAGTGTCCGCAGCTGCGGCCGGATATCCCAATCGCCGTACGAACCCATCACCAGCCGATTCGTGGTCGTGAGGCCAAAGCGAATGCCGCGCGCATCGGACGCACACAGGTCAGCATGAATCATCGGCAGCGTGCGTGCCGGCTCGGCAAGACGCGGCACCATCGCCGCACGCCAGTAGTCGCGGCAGGCCGACCGGATGTCCTCGTCGCTGGTGGCCCGCTGCAATCGGCGATTGGCCTCGGCCGACTGACGCCGCAGCATGCTGTCCATGCGCGCCGCCGAGTTCTTGGCGAAACGCGCCCAGAACTCGCCGCGCCGCGGCGGCACTGGGCCGATGAGAATCATCCGGCGCATGTGCTCTGGATGCGCGATGGCGTATGTCGCCGCGAGCAACGGTCCATACGAATGCGCGATCAGCGTGAGACGGTCGATGCCGAAGTGTACGCGAACGGCCTCCAGGTCGGCGATTTGCTGCGTCGCGGAGAGCGTCGTGGTATCGGTGGGCAACGTCGACCGACCGGCCCCGCGCTGGTCATAGAAGATCACCGTGTGCATTAGGGTGAGCGGTACGAAGTCTCCTGCGATGCTCTCGAGGTCTACGCCCGGGCCGCCGTGGATCGCGACCAGCGTATCGGTGCCGCGACCCGCACTCCGATAAAACAAGCGGGCGCCGTCGGGCGCGGTCACGTAGCCCGCACGTTGCGCCGCTAACGGCGACACCATCGGGAGCAGGAGAGACAGCACGAACCCGGCGATGATCGCGCGGGGCGTAGACCGGGGCATACTCATCGTCGATACTCGCCAATCATGGGGAGAAGCTGAGACCCTCCCCCAAGCTATTCAGCAACCACCAGCCGCGGGCGTATCTTTCCCCGGCCAGCCACACGGTGACCACTCTCCCCCGCCCGCCACTCGACCATGCCCGTCTACGTGTACGAAACCATCCCGCAGTCCGAGGCCGAGTTCCCGCAGACGTTCGAATTGCGCCAGTCGATGTCGGAGCCCTGCCTCACCGCGCATCCGGACACCGGCGCGCCGGTGCGACGCGTGCTCTCGGGTGGTCTTGCCACGTTCACTGGCGCGGCGGCGGCGGTGCCAATGCGGGGCGGTGGCGGGTGTGGGTCGGGCTGCGGCTGCGCCTCCTGAGCAACCGATGATCACCGGCGCTGTTGCCATCGAGCAGTGGGACTTGGTGGAGCCCTTCGAAATCGCGCGTGGTGTGATGACGGCGATTCCCTTGGTCATGCTCACGCTCACCGATAGCGCGGGCAACGTGGGCCGAGCGGAGGCGGCGGGCGTCGACTACGACGGCGAAACGCCGGAGATGCTGCAGGCGCAGGTCGAGTACGTGCTGCCGCTGGTCGTGGCGGCCGCACCGGGCGACACGGTGAATGACGCGACGCTGCAAGCCGTGCAGGAGTTGCTCCCCTCGGGGGGCGCGCGCAACGCCATCGACTGCGCGCTCTGGGATCTGCGCGCCAAGCAGTCGGGCATCCCCGCCTGGCGACAGGCGAATCTCCCGCCTTTGCTTCCGCTCACCACCGTGTTCACGCTCGGACTCGGCAGCGAATCTGATACGCGTCGTAAAGCGCGGGCGGCGCGGGGCTATCCGTTGCTCAAGATCAAGTGCGACGCCGATCGTCACATCGACGTCGTACGATGGGTGCGCGAAGAACATCCCACCGCGCGCATCGCCGTCGACGCCAATCAATCCTGGACCCGTGAGCTGCTCGAACGCGTCCTGCCGCCGTTGGCCGCACTCGGCGTCGAGATGGTCGAGCAACCGGTGAAGCGATTCGAGGACGCGCAGCTCGACGGGCTGCAGTCACCACTGCCTCTGGCCGCCGACGAGTCGTGTGTCGATCGCGAATCTTTGGCCGCGCTGTTCGGGCGATATCAGTTCATCAACATCAAGCTCGACAAGTGCGGCGGTCTCACCGAAGCGCTGAAGATGTCGACTGAGGCACTCGCGCACGGACTGCAACTCATGGTGGGCAACATGTGCGGCACGTCGTTGGGGATGGCACCGGGCTTTCTCGTGGGGCAGCGCTGCGGCTACGTCGACCTGGATGGCCCGCTGCTGCAATCGCGCGATCGCGACCATGCCATCGTGTTCACTGACGGCGTGATGCAGCCGCCCCTGCCTGCGCTTTGGGGCTAATTCAGGGCACCGCAAACCGCCCGAGACCGATCAATGCGATGTCGTGCGACGTGGTACCGTGCTGGACGAGATCGGCGCAAATCTCGCCGATCACACTGCAAAATTTGAAGCCGTGCCCCGAACAGGGTGACACCAGTAGGACTTCCGGCGCGTCCGGGGCGCGATCGATGATGAAGTGCTCGTCGGGCGTGTTCGTGAAGAGGCACACGGCCGACGACCGCATCGCACCGTTGGCTGCGGGAAAATAGCGGGACACGGCGTCACGCAGTGCCGTTTCGTCACGGGCATGACAGACGCGGTCTACGGTATCCGGATGCACGCGCTCGTGGAGATGGTGATAGCGCCCAATCTTGAAGCCGGGCACGCCGTATTCGGGGAAGCCGTAGTAGATGCCCTCGTCGGCTTCGAGCACGAAGACCGGAAACGCCGACGGCGCGAAGCGGGCGCGGTCGGCGATGTCGAACCAGCCGAGCACCTGGCGTTCGGGTACGAGCAGCGAGCGTAGTGCGGGAGCTAGCTCCGGCATCCATGGTCCGGCGGTCAGAACGAGTTGGGCGGCCTCGTACTCCCCGCGATCGGTGCGTACGCGCACGGTCCCGCCGCTGGCCGTGTAGTCGCGCACGCGCTCCCGCGCGCGAACGTCGGCGCCCAGCGATCGAGCGCGGTCGACGTAGGCCTGAATACAGCGCTCCGGGGTGAGAAATCCGGCGTCGGGCTGATACACGGCCATCGCGTTTGCCGCCGGCTGCCATCCCGGAAAGCGCGACGCCAGCGCCGACGCGTCGAGCACCTCATGCGGCAAGGCGTGTTCGCGGCAGCTGCGGAGCGATCCCTCGAACACCTGACTGCCGGCATATCCCACGTCGAGCCCGCCGGTGACATGCAGCAGTGGCTCGTCAAGGCCGCGCTCGAGTTCGCGCCAGAGGGTAAACGCGCGGCGCAGCAACGGCACGTATGATGGATCCTCGAAGTACGCCAGGCGGATAATGCGGGTGAGCCCGTGCGACGAGCCGAACCCATGCCCGAGGTCGTGCTGTTCAAGGGCCAGCACACGCAGACCACGGAAAGCAAGGTGATACGCCGCGGCGCTGCCCATACCGCCAACGCCGGCGACGATCACGTCGAAATCACGAATCACTAATGCTGACCTCGGCTATACGAAGCAAACGATACGTCCCTGCATCTCGTCCCCGCATACGTGGACAAAACTTAACACTTCGGGTCCAAGCGCACGGAAACTGCTCCGAAAAGTATTATTCGTCCCCCGCCGGGGTGGTAAATCCCTCAAAGCTGAGAGAGATTCACCACGTCACGTTACCGCAAAGTGACATTGGCGCAGGTACCCGCGTCAGCATATCCCTATTTTTGGAAGGAGTCTTGATGTTTCACCGAGCGATCATTCGTCGCTTGGCGGTCATCGCCGCCGTTCTGCTGGTCGCCCTCCCGTCGCGTGCGCTGTTCGCACAGACCGGAACGATCAGCGGCAAGGTGACTGATGCCGCCACCGCGCAACCCATTGCCGACGCTCGCGTCGTCATTGCGGGAACCACGTTCGAGGCGCAGACCAACAAGGACGGCGACTACCGCCTCACCAACGTGAAGCCCGGCCGTACGGGCGTTTCCGTGTTCCGCCTGGGCTACAAAGCGTCGCGCGACAGCGTGATGGTGGTGGCGGGCCAGACCGCCACGCTGAACGTCAAGATGGCGCAGTCGGTCATCAACCTGTCCGAAGTCGTCGTGACGGGCACGGCGGGTAACCGAGAACGCAAGGCGCAGGCTGCGCTCGTGGCCTCCGTCTCGGCCGCCGACATCATCAAGGACGCGCCGATCACCAGCGTGGCCAATCTGCTGCAGTCGCGCGTGCCCGGTGTCGCGCTGAGTTCGCAGTCCGGCACCAAGGGTACG
The sequence above is drawn from the Gemmatimonas sp. genome and encodes:
- a CDS encoding alpha/beta hydrolase; translated protein: MSMPRSTPRAIIAGFVLSLLLPMVSPLAAQRAGYVTAPDGARLFYRSAGRGTDTLVAIHGGPGVDLESIAGDFVPLTLMHTVIFYDQRGAGRSTLPTDTTTLSATQQIADLEAVRVHFGIDRLTLIAHSYGPLLAATYAIAHPEHMRRMILIGPVPPRRGEFWARFAKNSAARMDSMLRRQSAEANRRLQRATSDEDIRSACRDYWRAAMVPRLAEPARTLPMIHADLCASDARGIRFGLTTTNRLVMGSYGDWDIRPQLRTLRVPTLVIHGEQEAIPMDLVEEWISSLPNATLVRVPRAAHFAYAERPDVVWPAVEAFLKR
- a CDS encoding dipeptide epimerase codes for the protein MITGAVAIEQWDLVEPFEIARGVMTAIPLVMLTLTDSAGNVGRAEAAGVDYDGETPEMLQAQVEYVLPLVVAAAPGDTVNDATLQAVQELLPSGGARNAIDCALWDLRAKQSGIPAWRQANLPPLLPLTTVFTLGLGSESDTRRKARAARGYPLLKIKCDADRHIDVVRWVREEHPTARIAVDANQSWTRELLERVLPPLAALGVEMVEQPVKRFEDAQLDGLQSPLPLAADESCVDRESLAALFGRYQFINIKLDKCGGLTEALKMSTEALAHGLQLMVGNMCGTSLGMAPGFLVGQRCGYVDLDGPLLQSRDRDHAIVFTDGVMQPPLPALWG
- the solA gene encoding N-methyl-L-tryptophan oxidase, translated to MIRDFDVIVAGVGGMGSAAAYHLAFRGLRVLALEQHDLGHGFGSSHGLTRIIRLAYFEDPSYVPLLRRAFTLWRELERGLDEPLLHVTGGLDVGYAGSQVFEGSLRSCREHALPHEVLDASALASRFPGWQPAANAMAVYQPDAGFLTPERCIQAYVDRARSLGADVRARERVRDYTASGGTVRVRTDRGEYEAAQLVLTAGPWMPELAPALRSLLVPERQVLGWFDIADRARFAPSAFPVFVLEADEGIYYGFPEYGVPGFKIGRYHHLHERVHPDTVDRVCHARDETALRDAVSRYFPAANGAMRSSAVCLFTNTPDEHFIIDRAPDAPEVLLVSPCSGHGFKFCSVIGEICADLVQHGTTSHDIALIGLGRFAVP